Below is a window of Mucilaginibacter sp. PAMC 26640 DNA.
AACAATCACAATGGAAGAGTTAATCGTAAAAGACAGCAATGGCAATCAATTGAAAGATGGCGATAGCGTAACGCTAATCAAAAGCCTGAAAGTAAAAGGCGGCGGCACTACGCTGAAACAAGGCACGCTTGTAAAAAAGATTCGCCTTACCGATAACGAGGAAGAAGTAGATTGCAAGATTGACGGAATGAGCATTGTGCTGAGAACGGAATTTTTGAAGAAGAGATAAGCTTTCCGGATCACCTCACTATCA
It encodes the following:
- a CDS encoding PhnA protein, whose translation is MEELIVKDSNGNQLKDGDSVTLIKSLKVKGGGTTLKQGTLVKKIRLTDNEEEVDCKIDGMSIVLRTEFLKKR